Proteins encoded by one window of Yersinia massiliensis:
- a CDS encoding ArsR/SmtB family transcription factor, protein MEGNKTISMDLMRQAASQACDALRILANEDRLLLLCQLSQGEKAVGELEAALGIRQPTLSQQLGVLRSDGLVNTRRDGKRIFYSIADSKVLALLEVLYQLYCPQEKEGI, encoded by the coding sequence ATGGAAGGCAATAAAACGATCAGTATGGATCTGATGAGGCAGGCGGCATCCCAAGCTTGCGATGCATTGCGCATTTTGGCGAATGAAGATCGATTACTTCTGTTGTGCCAACTGAGCCAAGGAGAGAAGGCCGTGGGGGAGTTGGAAGCGGCACTGGGGATTCGCCAACCGACGTTATCACAACAGCTGGGCGTGCTGCGCAGTGATGGGTTGGTCAATACACGTCGTGATGGTAAGCGAATATTTTACTCGATAGCCGATAGCAAGGTATTGGCATTGCTTGAGGTGCTTTATCAGCTTTATTGCCCGCAGGAGAAGGAGGGCATATGA